ctccgtcttgtttgtgacattaataaaaaaaaacacaaaaggaagTGGCAGAAAAAAAGTTCATTGATATTTCTACACATATTTGTGttgctttttgtattttttatcactttTGGCCAATGATGCAAATTTGACCACGTCATCTAGCCCcgcaccaccaccacaaatagattgcagtcctgtggggaaAGCACTGAAACCAGCCAATTAGTGATGAATTATGAAGATGATTGCTGGCACACAAATTCATAAACACAACATAGcccacccccgcccccctccTGCACATGCTATCAGCAGCAGCGTGGGCCCCCCGACCCCCGCCTGAAACTCACGGGCTAACGATGCAATCTGCTGGTGGCCAGGAGGAACCCCTCTGAGATGCtgacattttcacccttttaaCCCTTTCAGCAAGGCCACGCCCCCTCGTGGCGATGGCCACCTCCCTTTTCAGCACAACAACACTCCTAAGCACACAAACACTTGGTAGGGACAGTGAAGGCAACACCACGCCAGCAAATACACCTCCTTGGTCTTTCACGTCCGTAAAGACATGTCAGTAAAGGTCCtgtcctgctcatttcagggttTTTAAAGTGATAATGGACACAAATAAGTGTCTTCTCAAAAAAGACTCCATAAATTAAATCTACGTTCTCTCCTCTTGGCAGAAACGCTCGGATTCCGCGGCCCTCCTCCCCCTGGGCCACGCCTACTGTGTTGCGACAGGTAGGTCTTTAGGTCCCGTGAAAACTCCCGtttctggctgccattttcaagGAAAAGCCCCAAACTGGCACCGAGCAAGTTGCCACACACGGACTTCCTAAAGCTGTGACACCAGAAATTCACAAGATTTTGTGGGGATCTCGTGCCTGACCGCTGGCGAGATTTAGATGTggcatcaaaataaaagttacACTCTTACTTCATGTGGAATTGACGCTTAAAAAGTGTTCAGCTCAAGACCGAGTTCTGAGCAGGAGAACCGTAAAGAAACTTCATGAATGAAGTGTTGGAAAGAAGTAGACTTGATCAGTCATCAATCATCGTGGAACTCTCGGAAGCCGACTTCACATGTATCCGCAGCGTGTCTTACCTTGTAGACGTTCTCCGTGATTCGGTGCACTTCGTCGGTTCGGGACATGTTGGCCGGGAAGGAgtgatgtgatgatgatgacgatgacgatGGTGGTCCCGTCTTTTATAGGAGAGTCCTCCACTGCGCCCACACCGGAGACCCACACGCGTGCACTCACAGGCGGACCGTCAGGGACGATGATGCGTTCAGGGACCCTGGGAAAGAGGGAAGCTAGTCGCGTTACTTCGTGATACAAGCTAAAATAGCTAAATGTTTGAGGGGGCGAATGTTGTGTAGGGCATCTCATCATCCCAAAATCCCCCCGACTTCCCCGTGTGTTTATTTGACTAACAGCTGAAAAGGTCACTTACCGATTGACGAGCATTGAACGCAGCATCACATCGAAGCAAGCCACGCCTCCTCTACTGCGTCACCACGCCCCCTCAGCCTCAGCCATTGAGAAGAGCACATCCTCCCacctttctcacacacacacgattcTGGCCTTCTTTTGTTTGGGTCTGCGTGGTTCTGCTCAGTGGGTGGTTCGAGTGGGCCCATGGAAGCGCCACACATCGCTTCAAAATGGAGGTCAACTGTTTAGCGTGCTGACCGACGCCTGCTGGCAGCCTGCAGGGGGCGACTCCCCTGTTCTCATACGGCAAACATGAACACGTGACCTTACCGCCCAGTGTGATTGGTTCCGACTGCTGGCGACGTCACAGCCTAACCAAAGACATGAAGAGCAGTGGCGGCAAAAGAACGCAACGAGAAAGATGAAGGTGACTTCAGGGACCTGCACGCGATTTTCCCGCCACCTCTCTTCCACGCGCGCGAGTCATTCACACCGCCCACTCCCACGCGCGCCATGTGAGGACAATCCCTTGATGACAAGCGTAAACAGTGCGctgctgccaccttgtggccaaacACGACAACATCAGGATGGCCAAAGGagtttattgtaaaaaaaaaaaatcaatataatGAAGAgaatagaaatggaaagaaTAGAGTTATCTAGATGAAAGGAGCACATGGACGAGACAGTCATCCAGGAGACAGTTCCAGGGGACTGAAGGAAGCTGAAGGTGCACGTGAACATGACTTTCATAAACAATCATGTTAATAATGATAAGGCCTCTTTCAGGTGTTCATTTCCACCACAACAGGAAGTTAGGCTGCAGCGCTGAGAGAAAGCGCTATTAAGTGATAAAAACATCCTACTATCAGCATCCACCGCGCTCCCCTGCAAGGACAAGGTCAGGCAGGTAAGCTGGTGTCCGCCTGGCGTCCTCTCACGCCGCCAACAGCTCTGCCTTCTTCCTCGGACGATCCCTCGCTAAGagaaacatcatcatcatcatcaaagcaCATGGCTTTCAGCGTGTTTTCATCACAAACCTGCTTCCTTCTCCTCCACCTCAGGAAGTTCATGGGCAGGAACGTCAGGAAGCTCCACCCCTTCCTGAGGATCAAAGTCTTGTTATAAACACAcacgatacacacacacacacacacacacacacacaacaacaacgacACGAGAGCAACACACAATACATTACAATTAAGACACACACTACAGCACAGTAACACACTACAGtacaacaccacacacacacactgcagcgcAGTAatacacactacactacaataaaataaaatacactacacacagacacacgctaCATTACTAtaatacacacgcacgcacacaacgGCGCAATAACGCACACtacaatacagtaaaataacagtacagtacaatacacacacacactacagcaACACAATACAGTACACTACGACACActacactaaaataacacatacaACAGTACTATAACACACccattacagtaacacacacactacacttaCACATACTACAGTACAATAACACACAATAAAGCACAGTAACACACTACAGTACAAATAACAGACATACTACACACAATAACAAACACTACATTGCAATAACATACACCGcaacactctcacacacacacacacacacacacacatactaccTGTATAATAACACACACTACagtacaataacacacacatgtAGTACTCCAGTACACACTACAGTACAATAGAGTAAAGTAGAGTAACACACAACAAGACCTGAGTGATGGCCTCCAGCTCAGCCAGGACAGCTTCTTGGTCTTCTTGGGACAAGGAACCAGCCAGCATGTCATCTATTTGCTGtacaaagatgatgatgatgtcatggtGTCCAACGATCTATATCCATCACTCttcatctatatctatatctaacGTTCAATGATCTATCTATATCCATCAATCTTTATCTATATCTATACCTATCTATCTAACGTCCAACGAGGACGAGATGCTCACCCTCTGGTACTCGACGGCTTCTTGCGTTTCATCCAAAATGCGCTCCACGTCTTCGATGGACATGACCTTGGGAGGGAGACACGCTCAGTGGCGTCACAGCCAACCTGCCGATGACTTGGTCACCTACCTGGTGCATCTTCTTCAGACATTCGTTTCCGACTTTGAGGCCGTCGATGACCTTCTTCTCAATCTGGGCAAACTCCAGGTCCTGAACCTGCAACATGAACGTTCACGTTGAGGAGGAGATGTCAGCCAGGCTTGAAGGACACCTTCTGCTTCTGCTGAAACCCACCAGACGCTCCAGGTTGCTAATCTGGTTCTCCGTCTTGTCCAGCAGCTGATCCTGATAGCGCTTCTTCTTCAGCAAGAGGAGCGCTTTCCTAAAGCCCAGTGAGAACAAAAgtcatcttttattttgaatagtCTAGAGGTGTTCCCCCTTGGACTCACTCTTTCTTGCCATCTTTGAGCAGTGTCTTGGCTAAAAGTCTTTCCTTCTCCAGCTGCAGGTTGATCTTCTTCTGGTATTGCCTCAGTTTATCTCGTTGCTGCTTCAGTTGCTGCAAAAAGTCACTCGTGAATGATCCAAATCTACAAAGCAGCAGCAATGGGACATTTGCGAACGAGTGGACTCTTTTGAGTGAACGCCGATTGAATCGCAGTTTTGTGCCATCTGTTTGCGCCATTAGCACAAAGTGCACAGTGCTTATTAGGAGAAAGAAAGGAGACATACATGGTGTTGTTCATCGTTTGTGGgcattttatgaacaaatacaccacacacGCATCATGAAGATGATTAAACCATTCCCTGGGCTAAAAGAACCACTTGCCATTCTTCAGAGAGACCGAgtcacaaaaaaactaaaaatcatAAACAATATTTCTGAATCATTCCCACTATGAGTATGTAAGTTTGACTTATGATCCAGATCTTACCTTATAACTGCTACCAGTGTTTGCTCACTGGCTAAAAGCAAAATCTcttaaaaatcaaaatataacaGCAAGCCAGTCTTTTGAACGGCTCTTTGACAGAAACGGCTACTCAAGATCCGGCTCCGTTTAAAAAACCGTGAATCCCTTCTGTATTACTAACCGAGCATTTGGAACGAAACTAACACAATCCCGCCGGCGTGAGGAGTAACGACTGAAACATACCAACatgcaaatataacacattGTCCTTTGTTGTTGTGAGAGTATTCGTGAAGAACTGTTAAATCACAATAGTTTTCTAAGCAGGCTCAGGCGCACAGGTCGaggctagctagctaacaacaCTGACTTACCAATATAGCCTTGTCTTGTTCCGTCACTCGACTCTGTTTCTTTTTCCCAAAAAGATTCCCCATTCTGACACAGCATCACAGCTGCAATGTGCAGCTATAGGAATGTACGTCAGATACGCTGAGATGTTTTTCGGAGTTGAGAAAGAAACATTAGCGACACAGCTTCTCCATTGCTAGCTAAGCTAATGCTAAGTGTGCCACACCCACAGCCGGAAACAGTACGGAGGCCGCGCGAAGGCAAAACGCACAAAAactacagctgctttaaaaactCGCAATGTACAAGACCATGAACcacacatacaaaaaacaattaGAATGAATATTTATTAATGAAAAGGTCCATCCAGACTTTGTGGCAATACAGAaggcaaaacacaacacacagatAAACAAATTCAGAACACAGTGTCTTTCAAAAGTTGCAtaatataaagttataaaactTCCCAGAAGTAGTGCAATTTGACCAGCACCAAGAAAGTCCTGCTCCAGTTTCTTGCCAAAAGGTGGGAATGCTCCACTTTCTACATTTTGGTTGTGCGTGCCTCAACATCAACTGGATGAGTCGTGATGCTTGGGTGGCTACACGGTGCAAATAGACACACACGGATGCTTCAAGAAAAGCCTTCATTGCACTtgggaaaacaaacaacaaatataaaAGACACATATCCTAGCAACATGACATCCCGACAACACACAGCCAGTGTCCTCCATCTTGTCCCCACCTAAGGAAACAAGGCTACATGTGTGCAAAAACTGACGCAGTTAAATCAAGTTTTTGACAGCCACAAAACACCAAAAGCAACTTCCAGACTTGTCATGTACTGCTGTGCTAAAATCCCCATTCAAGCGTGCATAGTGGAAAAAAACACGGAAAACTGCAACAAAAGGCGCCGACATGCGCTCACCGAGTCTGACCATTAGAGGCAGTGAGCCAGTGTATTTTGCGTCTTGATGAATTCCGATTCTTTGCAAAACTGATTTTAGGACGCAGCTGGAGCCCACTGACGATCCTCTGCATGTCTTTAAAACCTGAAAACCAAGCGTGGAAGCCAATTCAGGTTGTTAGTTTCAggacatgaagaaaaacaaataaaaaaaataaaaatatatatatatgttttcagTTTCTTGCCAGGATGAAGTCCCACAAGATGATCCCGCAgacaagacatgaacacacacagcagaagaaaaggcaacaaaagAAATCATCTCATCACTGTTTCAAAGTAAACATGAGCCTCCTGCCTCATTTCAAGTCCACCACAACCTCAAAGGCTGAGTTTAAAATTCCCTTTCACTTCTTCATGTCGCCTGAATGTCAAGAAAATTACAATTGACTGATTTGCTGATGCACCAAATGTACGTTAAATAATGCAGACACAATTTGTATATTAAACACTGtgtatacacacgcacacaacaccGGGTGACAAGAACGACGACCACGCAAGCCCCCGCCCCCATTGGAGCTTACATTCATGAGTATAAATCCATAaaaagtgacagaggagttAAGCGTCGCCCCTCCCGTGTTGGAGGAGTGTGTCCTTGCCAACGTGTGCTACATGTACTGCGTGCATATTCGACTCTACAGTCCCCCGAGCGACTTGTTGGGGCCGTAACCCCCGCACAGGGGAGGGAGGGCGGCCTCGTCTCATCTGGACGTCCACACGTGCATGCTGGTGACAAATGATGAGGAGGTGGGGGGCGCCGGTTCACAAAATAAGCAATGTTCTGCCGACACGAATGTCACCAGCACGTGTGCCGCTTTGGTGGCATCGTGGACGGCTCGCTTTTGTTTGTCGTGCGTAAAAATGTTCAGAGTGACCACAGCCTCCGACAGAGGAAGCTGTTATATCACATGACCTTTTATTAATGACACCACAGACagataaaaaaacacactggtAGAAGGACCAGTGGGTgtggcctcacacacacacacacacacacacacacacacacacacacacacacacacacacacacactttcctcTGAGGTGGACGTCACAGTTGGTGCACGATGCTGTCGCCGCGGTTGGCACAAACAGAAGCGTCCTGCGGTAGCCGGCGCCACTGGAAGGTCGTGCTGAGCGAGCCCACCTCGTCGTCCTCGTTCTCCTGCTCCTTGGCAAAGTCCATAAAGACCTGGGGCGGCGTCAAGCACAACACAGACAGTTGAGCACATCGGTGTAGCACGCGGCGTCCCGCCTGTGTGATTGGTGGAGGGAGGTTCTGGTCTCACCTGCTCCAGAGTGGACTGCGAGAAGTTGTACTCCTCAAAGTTGAAGCTTTGCTTTGCTGGACACAAACGATCCACGTCATCAATGATGtaacattatgtgtgtgtgtgtgtgtgtgtgtgtgtgttaactcACCGCGCTCCAACTCAGAGAAGGATGTGGCCAGGGACTTGACGTCCCCCATGGGGACTTTATACACCAACGTTGTAGCAAAGCTGCCAACCAATCACAACAAGGTGCTTAGGTTCAGTGTGAATAATATTATCCACAAGTAGCTTTGTCGCTCCCTcacaataaacacattataatgggactgaaTGTAGCTTGACATTGCAACTCGCTACAGGAGACAGCATGCTAACGCCGCTTCTTAACACACTTCATACGCCAACTGTATTCAGAGCCCTGCTGATTCGGGATTCGTACTGAAACTCTGTATCATGACGGCACCGGTGCTGATGTAAACCGTAGTAACCAGACTGAAAAACCAAGTAGCTGAAATCAACTTGCGTGTGACAAAGTTCcgtgtttttggacaaaatttgcaGATTCGGCACTGGCATCggataatatgtaaaaaaaaaaagctaatttaAAGAGTCCCtgacattttgcttaaatattatatattgtttgtaattatgttctacattgtaccatttttaaaacattaaacatttaaaacatttttttaatattacatgtataatgctttgcagccttgtcgctatggtggaatagtgtttagaaggcATTATGTAAACACGAcgtgacttactctgttctgtggcacgTTCTTCCTTGTTCTTGTCaaatgaactataaatgtcatttctgcaaatttaccgtttgcttaaaaaaaaaaatggaacaatgagaacataattacaaacaatacagtTAAGCAAAGCTGATGAATTATGTCAGGGACCGctgaagcacattttacatatcttttatctgaatgaagcatttccaagcacaaaaacagccaaatgatctaaaatataaatataaggcattcagaagacgcattcaaagacatgacgatatgtagtattctacagtggtcactaggtgtcagtaatgttgcaatAGCCACCGCAAGTACAGCAAGTACCgtagtactgtacagaaacaaaGAACTCCCCCAATGCAAACATGTGAGAGTGGATATTaagccttattttctcttattatgtctaccatattgggtaagagtgtaaaggtgtactataggggtgttatttcatgtctagaaggctctaataatgttaaaaactctaTTTAGAAGGCCTTAAACAGGTTTACTacgctccaactacaaaaatattacatttataaataaagaatcctactttgtggaaattcacttatggccgtgtttggaaccaattaaccgcgataaaggagggattattgtactgctcttctcaacgagcagcgggtgcttcTGTAGCCCCTATCTCCATCTAAAAGCGCTCGCAGTCTGGTTTGTGACATAGAACACAAAAAGCAGCAACCGAAGAAAAGTTCAGTAGTATTTCTAAAcctgtttgtttggtttttaaaagttttttgctgactttttgtctcctacaacgtccataaaaatgacatgcacacgCATCATGGTCAATTATGCAAAACACACCACACATAGATAGCAGTCCTGTGGGTGAAAACGTTAGGTGTGCGCCACACGTTCCCGCCGCCTCTCACCTCTCCTGCCGCGAGGCATGGGGGAAGATGCGGAGTATCTCTTTGTGCAacagcgccccctgctggagcCCGGCCAGCCCCTCCCTGAGCTTGACCTCCAGACTGTATCCTCGGCCGTACTTGCCCTTCAGGTGCTGGATGGAGCCGATGCACCTGGGGAGGAAGAAAAGACGTTGAGTGTTTGTCCTCGGCAAAAGGACTCATCACATGACGCACGGCGGGGGCGACACCTCAGCTGGCCTGAGACCACAATAGCGACACGGTCGCACACGGCCTCCGCCTCCTCCATGTAGTGCGTGGTGAGGACGGCACCGCGCTGACGGTTCCTGAAGGCAGCACGGATGGCCCTCCTGCACACACCACACGCTTCTCAGCACGATGGTTTTGAATCCACACGGCAACACAATTGCTTAAGTGTTCAAACACTGAGCCTCACCACATGCGCTGTTTGGATTTAGGGTCCATCCCTGATGACGGCTCGTCCAGTAAGACGATCTGAGGGTTCCCAATCATGCTCAACGCAAAGCACAGCTGAGAGAAAGCACACACTATATGAGCAGGGATGGCCGATATGGGCCAACTGATATCAGCAGGATGGAGCAGATCCTCTCATACTTTTCTTTTCAGTCCTCCTGACAAACTCTTGGTTTGCTTGTGCACGTGCTCCTTCATCTCCAGAGCGTTCACCACACTGAAGACGAGAACAAAACGCAAGTGCTTAGGAGAGAAACAAAAACGTCAAGATGCTGCAGCTACCGTTTGATGATCCCAGGGACGTCCTGTCCTCTCAGGCCTTTGATGGCCGCGTAGATCTCCAGGTGTTCCTGCAGAGTGATCCTGGGCCACAGAGGGTTTACCTGGGGACAGTAGCCCACGTGCTCCAGCGGCACGTCCACCGACCCAAACTCTCCCATCAGCACCTGTGAGAACATTCCGTCACTGTCGATGGACACACTCACACCATCCAACGGGAGAGAAAAGACGAGCACCTACCTGTCCTGCAGTGGGGTCCAAGTCACCGGACAGCATGTGCATGATGGTGCTCTTTCCTGAGCCATTCGGGCCCAGCAGTCCCAGAACCTCACCTGCAGGAAGAAATATGGAAGATGGAGACTGCTGGTGGTCAGACGTGCGAGGACACGAGCGCAGGTACCTTTACGAACACAGAAGGAAACGTTCTTGGTGGCCACTCTCCCACTCTTGTTGAGGGACACGTCTTCTCTCCGATTTTTGTACTTCTTCCTCAAGTTACTCACAACCACCAGCGGCTTCTGGAAGCAATGAACATCTGATCAGATGCCttgtatggacaaaagtattggga
This sequence is a window from Dunckerocampus dactyliophorus isolate RoL2022-P2 chromosome 2, RoL_Ddac_1.1, whole genome shotgun sequence. Protein-coding genes within it:
- the chmp6b gene encoding charged multivesicular body protein 6, whose translation is MGNLFGKKKQSRVTEQDKAILQLKQQRDKLRQYQKKINLQLEKERLLAKTLLKDGKKEKALLLLKKKRYQDQLLDKTENQISNLERLVQDLEFAQIEKKVIDGLKVGNECLKKMHQVMSIEDVERILDETQEAVEYQRQIDDMLAGSLSQEDQEAVLAELEAITQEGVELPDVPAHELPEVEEKEAARDRPRKKAELLAA